The Thermoleophilum album genome includes a window with the following:
- the dnaE gene encoding DNA polymerase III subunit alpha, whose translation MSCVHLHVHSEYSLLDGACRIDQLAERAAAFEQPALGLTDHGVLNGAVEHYQACKRHGIKPILGLEAYLVDDVRSKALRYERNHLTLLAATDEGFRNLVKLSSASFLEGYKRGKANVDLALLERHSKGVIVLTGCLQSRFCRRLVDDNPAEARAHVDDLLQIFGPENVYFEIQRNGIAAQEKANQGIVRIAREVGRPLVATADVHYLRREDYDNHQALLCVQTKSTLANPKLRFETNEFYLKDSSEMERAFADLPEAIASTLEIAERCEVELELGKMLLPRFPTPDGKSESAYLRELAEAGLRKRYGEPPPAEARERLEYELAVIDRMGFSAYFLIVWDFVRFAKQNGIAVGPGRGSAAGSIVAYCLEITDVDPLAYGLLFERFLNPERVSMPDIDIDFSVKGRERVIDYVAEKYGRDRVAQIITFGRMLPRAATRDAARVLGYDYATGDRLAKLIPEPVMGRTKSFDEYLAEEPDLRRVYETEPDARRIIDTAKGLEGIVRNNSIHAAAVVIADRPLTEIVPLQLAEDTRGGDGERRYRIVTQYSMKPLEEIGLLKMDFLGLRNLDVIESALDIIEQSTGERPDMARLPLDDRKTYEMLARGDSIGVFQFESEGMREALRKVRPTEFNDLVALVALYRPGAMRHIDTYARNKRNPQAVEYLDERLRPITESTYGVIIYQEQSMQIAKEIAGFSGAEADDLRKAIGKKLRDKMAQLKDRFVEGARRTGTDERVIQELWAANEAAADYSFNRSHAACYALISYRTAWLKANYPAEYMAALISSVMQTKDKVPFFVAQCEDMGIEVLPPDVNESGHDFRVIHTPGAERPGKIRFGLDAVKNVGSQAVSAILKAREEGGPFRSIWDFCRRVDYRAVNKKAIEALIKCGALDSTGATRSGMLSVLAQAQAAGQKHQQDAQLGQASIFDLDGAGTAAAQHEQEDPPVPPLPDQREQINAWEKETLGLFLSSHPLKELRPALRAACDCSLAELADRRDGEVLTIGGMVTERKRIRTKNGDPMVFATLDDLEGQVEVLVMGACYEQAATLVEPDRVLLIRGRVDHKEQSETKLIAQEVRAFEPTPEEIERAAAALAASGGEGGDRSTPVTTRTTNGAAAAAKGVQRGNGRARYAPIELELASEVPTTLVEELREVLAHHPGERPVVVRVGERRLALGESWRVSGDGAFRAEVASLGGLRAVRG comes from the coding sequence GTGAGCTGCGTCCATCTGCACGTCCACTCCGAGTATTCGCTGCTCGACGGCGCCTGTCGGATCGACCAGCTCGCGGAGCGTGCGGCGGCCTTCGAGCAACCGGCGCTCGGGCTCACCGACCACGGCGTACTGAACGGCGCGGTCGAGCACTATCAGGCGTGCAAGCGGCACGGCATCAAGCCGATCCTGGGTCTCGAGGCGTACCTGGTCGACGACGTGCGCAGCAAGGCGCTGCGCTACGAGCGCAATCACCTGACGCTGTTGGCGGCCACTGACGAGGGGTTCCGCAACCTCGTCAAGCTCTCCTCGGCCAGCTTCCTCGAGGGCTACAAGCGCGGCAAGGCGAACGTCGACCTTGCGCTTCTGGAGCGCCACAGCAAGGGCGTGATCGTGCTTACCGGCTGCTTGCAGTCGCGCTTCTGCCGCCGGCTGGTCGACGACAACCCAGCCGAGGCGCGCGCTCACGTCGACGACCTGCTGCAGATCTTCGGTCCCGAGAACGTCTACTTCGAGATCCAGCGCAACGGCATCGCCGCGCAGGAGAAGGCGAACCAGGGAATCGTCCGGATCGCGCGCGAGGTCGGCCGACCGCTGGTCGCTACCGCCGACGTCCACTACCTGCGTCGCGAGGACTACGACAACCACCAGGCGCTGCTGTGCGTGCAGACCAAGAGCACGCTGGCCAATCCGAAGCTGCGCTTCGAGACCAACGAGTTCTACTTGAAGGACTCTTCGGAGATGGAGCGAGCGTTCGCCGATCTGCCGGAAGCGATCGCCTCGACCTTGGAGATCGCCGAGCGCTGCGAGGTCGAGCTGGAGCTCGGGAAGATGCTGCTGCCGCGCTTCCCGACCCCGGATGGCAAGAGTGAGAGCGCGTACCTGCGGGAGCTCGCCGAGGCCGGTCTGCGCAAGCGCTACGGCGAGCCGCCACCGGCCGAAGCGCGGGAGCGGCTCGAGTACGAGCTCGCGGTGATCGACCGGATGGGCTTCAGCGCGTACTTCCTGATCGTCTGGGACTTCGTCCGCTTCGCCAAGCAGAACGGCATCGCGGTAGGTCCTGGTCGCGGTTCGGCGGCCGGCTCGATCGTCGCCTACTGCCTGGAGATCACCGACGTCGATCCGCTCGCCTACGGCTTGCTGTTCGAGCGCTTCCTCAATCCCGAGCGCGTCTCGATGCCCGACATCGACATCGACTTCTCGGTCAAGGGCCGCGAACGCGTGATCGACTACGTGGCCGAGAAGTACGGTCGCGACCGCGTTGCCCAGATCATCACCTTCGGCCGCATGCTGCCGCGGGCAGCCACCCGCGACGCGGCCCGAGTGCTCGGTTACGACTACGCCACCGGCGATCGCTTAGCGAAGCTGATCCCCGAGCCGGTGATGGGGCGCACCAAGAGTTTCGATGAATACCTCGCCGAGGAACCCGATCTTCGCCGCGTCTACGAGACCGAGCCGGACGCGCGTCGCATCATCGACACCGCCAAGGGCCTGGAAGGGATCGTCCGCAACAACTCGATCCATGCCGCCGCAGTGGTGATCGCCGACCGGCCGCTCACCGAGATCGTCCCGCTGCAGCTCGCGGAGGACACGCGCGGCGGCGACGGTGAGCGCCGCTACCGGATCGTCACCCAGTACTCGATGAAGCCGCTCGAGGAGATCGGCCTCTTGAAGATGGACTTCCTCGGGCTGCGCAACCTCGACGTAATCGAGTCGGCGCTCGACATCATCGAGCAGTCCACGGGTGAGCGGCCGGACATGGCGAGGCTGCCCCTCGACGATCGCAAGACCTACGAGATGCTCGCCCGCGGCGATTCGATCGGGGTCTTCCAGTTCGAATCGGAGGGCATGCGCGAGGCGCTGCGCAAGGTGCGTCCCACGGAGTTCAACGACCTCGTCGCGCTCGTCGCCCTTTACCGGCCGGGGGCGATGCGCCACATCGACACCTACGCCCGCAACAAGCGCAACCCTCAGGCGGTCGAGTACCTCGACGAGCGGCTACGGCCGATCACCGAATCGACCTACGGCGTGATCATCTACCAGGAGCAGTCGATGCAGATCGCCAAGGAGATCGCCGGCTTTTCCGGCGCCGAAGCCGACGATCTGCGCAAGGCGATCGGCAAGAAGCTGCGCGACAAGATGGCGCAGCTGAAGGACCGTTTCGTCGAGGGTGCACGCCGCACCGGCACCGACGAGCGCGTGATCCAGGAGCTGTGGGCGGCGAACGAGGCGGCCGCCGACTACTCCTTCAACCGCTCGCACGCCGCTTGCTACGCGCTGATTTCGTACCGCACGGCGTGGCTCAAGGCCAACTATCCGGCGGAGTACATGGCGGCGCTGATCTCCTCGGTCATGCAGACCAAGGACAAGGTCCCGTTCTTCGTCGCGCAGTGCGAGGACATGGGGATCGAGGTGCTGCCGCCCGACGTCAACGAGTCGGGCCACGATTTCCGCGTAATCCACACGCCGGGTGCGGAGCGTCCAGGGAAGATTCGTTTCGGGCTGGACGCCGTCAAGAACGTCGGCTCGCAAGCGGTCTCGGCGATTCTCAAAGCTCGTGAAGAGGGCGGACCGTTCCGCTCGATCTGGGACTTCTGTCGGCGCGTCGACTACCGCGCGGTCAACAAGAAGGCGATCGAGGCGCTCATCAAGTGTGGGGCGCTGGACTCGACTGGTGCCACGCGCAGCGGCATGCTTTCGGTGCTCGCGCAGGCCCAGGCCGCCGGCCAGAAGCACCAGCAGGACGCGCAGCTGGGTCAGGCGTCGATCTTCGATCTCGACGGCGCAGGTACCGCCGCTGCGCAGCACGAGCAGGAGGATCCGCCGGTGCCGCCGCTGCCCGACCAGCGTGAGCAGATCAACGCCTGGGAGAAGGAGACGCTCGGCCTGTTCCTCTCGAGTCATCCCCTTAAGGAGCTACGACCAGCGCTGCGCGCGGCCTGTGACTGTTCGCTGGCGGAGTTGGCCGACCGCCGCGACGGCGAGGTCCTCACGATCGGCGGGATGGTCACCGAACGCAAGCGCATCCGCACGAAAAACGGCGACCCGATGGTCTTCGCGACCCTCGACGATCTCGAGGGCCAAGTCGAGGTGCTCGTGATGGGTGCGTGCTACGAGCAGGCGGCGACGCTCGTGGAGCCAGACCGCGTGCTGCTGATCCGCGGCCGCGTAGACCACAAGGAACAGTCGGAGACCAAGCTGATAGCCCAGGAAGTGCGCGCCTTCGAGCCCACGCCCGAGGAGATCGAACGAGCGGCGGCCGCGCTCGCCGCGAGCGGCGGGGAGGGTGGCGATCGCTCGACGCCGGTCACGACACGCACGACCAACGGTGCCGCGGCGGCCGCTAAGGGGGTGCAGCGCGGTAACGGCCGGGCGCGCTACGCACCGATCGAGCTCGAGCTCGCCTCCGAGGTCCCAACCACGCTGGTCGAGGAGCTGCGCGAGGTGCTCGCGCATCACCCTGGCGAGCGACCCGTGGTGGTGCGCGTCGGCGAGCGACGGCTGGCGCTGGGGGAGTCCTGGCGAGTCTCGGGCGACGGTGCCTTCCGCGCCGAGGTAGCGAGCCTCGGTGGTCTCCGCGCGGTGCGTGGCTAA
- a CDS encoding SPW repeat domain-containing protein: MMRQGPIPLFVHGLLEYLGGIAFLAAPIVLDFKAGAAIGLSLVIGVAMLVIAAVSEGPTGLVSQLPRSAHLVLDVLIAIAAIALPVLAGFSDERNATAFFMVAGVLYLLIAIGTRFRPRAQG; the protein is encoded by the coding sequence ATGATGCGCCAGGGCCCGATTCCGCTGTTCGTGCACGGGTTGCTCGAGTACCTCGGTGGCATCGCCTTCCTCGCGGCGCCGATCGTCCTCGACTTCAAGGCGGGGGCGGCGATCGGGCTCTCGCTGGTGATCGGTGTCGCGATGCTGGTGATCGCAGCCGTCTCCGAGGGGCCGACCGGGCTCGTCTCTCAGCTACCGCGTTCCGCGCACCTGGTGCTCGACGTGCTGATCGCGATTGCAGCGATCGCGCTGCCGGTGCTCGCCGGCTTCTCCGACGAGCGCAACGCGACCGCCTTCTTCATGGTCGCCGGCGTGCTCTATCTGTTGATCGCGATCGGGACGCGTTTCCGTCCGCGCGCTCAGGGCTGA
- a CDS encoding argininosuccinate synthase — MNRVSGDGNGDRRVVQRASYEAAPGEVGRVLLLYSGGLDTSVMLKWIQEEYGAEVVALTVDLGQPGEDFEVVRGKALQFGAVEALLIDARERFAYEYVLPAIKANALYGGGYPLFTALGRPLIASIAVEQARAHGCDAIAHGCTGKGNDQVRIESTVLALAPDLKIVAPVRSWQMGREEEIRYAREHGIPVKGGSEAPPYSIDDNLWGRSSEGGRIEDLTEPTPDDAITLVTDPRKAPDEPQDLVVEFERGCPVALDGERLGLVELLQRATEIGARHGVGIVDHIEDRVVGLKVRDLYEVPAAAILLCAHRELEKLVSTGLQNRLKPVLEEQWSWLVYAGLWYEPLLADLNAYMDSVNEQVTGSVTVRLYKGSVRPVARSSPNALYDPALATFGESGGLFSQHAAPGFIELFTLQSRMAHRLRSEAARAGREPEVKR; from the coding sequence ATGAACCGAGTGAGCGGCGACGGTAACGGCGACCGACGGGTCGTGCAGCGCGCGAGCTACGAGGCCGCGCCGGGGGAGGTCGGCCGCGTGCTGTTGCTCTACTCGGGCGGCCTCGACACCAGCGTGATGCTCAAGTGGATCCAGGAGGAGTACGGGGCCGAGGTCGTCGCGCTTACCGTCGATCTGGGCCAACCGGGCGAAGATTTCGAGGTGGTGCGCGGCAAGGCACTGCAGTTCGGTGCCGTTGAGGCGCTGCTGATCGACGCTCGCGAGCGCTTCGCTTACGAGTACGTGCTGCCGGCGATCAAAGCCAATGCGCTGTACGGCGGTGGCTATCCGCTGTTCACCGCGCTCGGCCGACCGCTGATCGCGAGCATCGCTGTCGAGCAGGCCCGTGCGCACGGCTGCGACGCGATCGCACACGGGTGCACCGGCAAGGGCAACGACCAGGTGCGCATCGAGTCGACGGTACTTGCGCTCGCGCCCGACCTGAAGATCGTGGCGCCCGTGCGCAGTTGGCAGATGGGCCGGGAGGAGGAGATCCGTTACGCGCGCGAGCACGGTATCCCGGTGAAGGGCGGCAGCGAGGCGCCGCCCTACTCGATCGACGACAACCTCTGGGGCCGCTCGTCGGAGGGCGGCCGCATCGAGGACTTGACTGAGCCGACGCCGGACGACGCGATCACGCTGGTAACGGACCCGCGCAAGGCACCCGACGAACCCCAGGATCTGGTGGTCGAGTTCGAACGCGGCTGCCCGGTGGCGCTCGACGGCGAGCGACTGGGTCTCGTCGAGCTGCTGCAGCGCGCGACCGAGATCGGTGCCCGCCACGGTGTGGGGATCGTCGACCACATCGAGGACCGGGTGGTGGGCTTGAAGGTCCGCGATCTCTACGAGGTGCCGGCCGCGGCGATCCTCCTGTGTGCCCACCGGGAGCTCGAGAAGCTCGTCTCGACCGGTCTCCAGAATCGCTTGAAGCCGGTACTCGAGGAGCAGTGGTCGTGGCTGGTTTATGCGGGCCTCTGGTACGAGCCGCTGCTGGCTGACCTCAACGCGTACATGGACTCGGTCAACGAGCAGGTCACCGGCAGCGTCACCGTGCGGCTTTACAAGGGTTCGGTGCGGCCGGTTGCGCGCAGCTCGCCGAACGCCCTCTATGACCCCGCGTTAGCGACGTTCGGTGAGTCCGGCGGCCTTTTCTCGCAGCACGCAGCCCCCGGCTTCATCGAACTGTTTACGCTGCAGTCGCGGATGGCACACCGGTTGCGCAGCGAAGCCGCGCGCGCGGGGCGGGAACCGGAGGTCAAGCGGTGA
- a CDS encoding aspartate aminotransferase family protein, with protein sequence MSRQRSPETSTSERSARAPAGAEWLLPTYRRFDIEFVRGAGALLWDADGNEYIDLLAGIATTQLGHAHPLLVATLRAQGERLWHVSNFFYTEPMVRLAERLARRSLGGGVFFCNSGAEAIECALKLARRARPGGDFVVLEGAFHGRTFGALSVTPQPAKQEPFAPLVPGVRVAPRDDPEALRALVDERCAAVLVEPVQGEAGVHPIASEVLAAARAACDEQGALLVFDEVQCGIGRTGSLFAYHHEEVAVEPDVLCLAKGLGGGFPIGACITRPALREALQPGDHGSTFGGNALACAVANAVLDVVDDVAFLRGVRDRGERLRAGLASLGLAVRGRGLMLAFEIEDAPALVERALYEQRLVLNATGPTTVRLVPPLVISEQQLDEALARLARLLGG encoded by the coding sequence GTGAGCCGCCAGCGATCTCCCGAGACGTCAACTTCGGAGCGCTCCGCGCGGGCGCCCGCGGGTGCCGAGTGGCTGTTGCCGACCTACCGCCGCTTCGACATCGAGTTCGTGCGCGGCGCGGGCGCCCTGTTGTGGGACGCCGACGGCAACGAGTACATCGACCTCCTCGCCGGCATCGCTACCACGCAGCTGGGTCACGCCCACCCGCTGCTGGTAGCGACGCTGCGCGCTCAAGGAGAGCGCCTGTGGCACGTCTCGAACTTCTTTTACACAGAGCCAATGGTGCGGTTGGCCGAACGCCTGGCGCGCCGCTCGCTGGGCGGCGGCGTCTTCTTCTGCAACTCCGGCGCGGAGGCGATCGAGTGTGCCCTTAAGCTCGCGCGTCGCGCCCGCCCGGGCGGCGATTTCGTGGTTTTGGAGGGCGCCTTCCACGGTCGTACCTTCGGGGCCCTGTCGGTAACTCCGCAACCCGCCAAGCAAGAGCCGTTCGCGCCGCTCGTGCCGGGTGTGCGGGTGGCTCCCCGCGACGATCCGGAGGCCCTCCGCGCGCTCGTTGACGAGCGCTGCGCGGCGGTCCTGGTGGAGCCCGTTCAGGGCGAGGCCGGCGTCCATCCGATCGCGTCCGAGGTGCTCGCGGCAGCCCGCGCGGCCTGCGACGAGCAAGGAGCGCTGCTCGTCTTCGACGAGGTGCAATGCGGCATCGGCCGCACCGGATCGCTGTTCGCCTACCACCACGAGGAGGTCGCCGTCGAACCGGACGTGCTGTGCCTCGCTAAGGGGCTCGGCGGGGGCTTCCCGATCGGCGCCTGCATCACCCGGCCGGCGCTGCGCGAGGCCCTTCAGCCCGGCGACCACGGCTCGACCTTCGGTGGCAACGCCCTGGCTTGCGCGGTCGCGAACGCCGTGCTCGACGTCGTCGACGACGTCGCCTTCCTGCGGGGCGTGCGTGATCGCGGCGAGCGCTTGCGGGCAGGGCTCGCGTCGCTCGGGCTCGCGGTGCGGGGGCGCGGCCTGATGCTCGCCTTCGAGATCGAAGACGCCCCGGCCTTGGTCGAAAGGGCGCTGTACGAGCAGCGCCTGGTGCTGAACGCCACCGGTCCCACCACCGTTCGCCTGGTGCCGCCGCTCGTGATCAGCGAGCAGCAGCTCGACGAGGCGCTCGCACGGCTCGCCCGGCTGCTCGGTGGCTGA
- the argB gene encoding acetylglutamate kinase has translation MGESRARSAAGRDVATLLEALPYIRQFHGRTVVIKYGGAAMTEAHLREEFARDVVLLKYVGMNPIVVHGGGPDITRYMERLGLEVRFVEGLRVSDEQTVEIAKMVLVGKQNKDIVLRINRHGQPAVGLCGDDGLLFRVRKQLGPGGADIGFVGEIERVDTEVLNDIAENFIPVVASVGSDAEGRSYNINADAAAGAVAAALGAYKLVFLTDVEGWRADPDDPDSTISEATAAEVRARLPSVSGGMRPKLEACLRALEAGVESAHIIDGRVAHSLLLELFTDTGIGTKITLGREAQ, from the coding sequence ATAGGCGAGTCGAGAGCACGGTCGGCAGCTGGGCGCGACGTCGCCACGCTGCTTGAGGCACTGCCCTACATCCGTCAGTTCCACGGACGCACGGTGGTTATCAAGTACGGCGGCGCGGCGATGACCGAGGCACACCTGCGCGAGGAGTTCGCGCGCGACGTCGTGCTCCTCAAGTACGTCGGGATGAACCCGATCGTCGTTCACGGTGGCGGTCCCGACATCACGCGCTACATGGAGCGCCTCGGTCTCGAGGTGCGGTTCGTCGAGGGTTTGCGGGTGTCCGACGAGCAGACGGTGGAGATCGCGAAGATGGTGCTCGTCGGCAAGCAGAACAAGGACATCGTCCTGCGCATCAACCGGCACGGTCAGCCGGCGGTGGGCCTGTGCGGGGACGACGGCTTGCTGTTTCGGGTGCGTAAGCAGCTCGGTCCTGGTGGTGCCGACATCGGCTTCGTCGGTGAGATCGAGCGCGTCGACACCGAGGTTCTGAACGACATCGCGGAGAACTTCATCCCGGTCGTGGCGTCGGTCGGCTCCGACGCCGAGGGTCGCTCCTACAACATCAACGCCGACGCTGCCGCCGGGGCAGTGGCGGCAGCGCTCGGTGCCTACAAGCTCGTGTTTCTCACCGACGTCGAGGGCTGGCGGGCCGATCCCGACGATCCGGACTCAACGATCTCCGAGGCGACCGCCGCCGAGGTGCGGGCGCGACTACCGTCGGTCTCCGGCGGTATGCGCCCGAAGCTCGAAGCGTGCCTACGTGCGCTCGAGGCCGGCGTCGAGAGCGCCCACATCATCGATGGCCGGGTCGCGCACTCGCTGCTGTTGGAGCTGTTCACTGACACCGGCATCGGTACCAAGATCACCCTCGGTCGGGAGGCCCAATGA